A section of the Elizabethkingia anophelis R26 genome encodes:
- a CDS encoding porin family protein: protein MKQRILGLTVLLACITCSVEASAQQQPSIFHLGVKGGGNFTKVSTSSGLTGKYDYGYHLGAMARIDLGSLYVQGEALYNQKRTSYDTGNEGSQKLKWNSIDIPVVVGYKIINDKDYNVRIFAGGVYSYAFSDNLSASKALQESFKKFDKSNIGITGGIGLDYKNFTIDLRYETGLSNVSKEFKSKPHSFSLGIGYFLF, encoded by the coding sequence ATGAAACAACGAATTTTAGGACTTACTGTATTATTAGCATGCATTACCTGTTCGGTAGAAGCAAGCGCACAACAACAACCTTCTATTTTCCATTTAGGAGTAAAAGGAGGAGGAAACTTTACTAAGGTATCTACATCATCGGGCTTAACTGGAAAATATGATTATGGTTATCATTTGGGAGCTATGGCTCGGATTGATCTCGGTAGTTTATATGTACAGGGGGAAGCCTTATATAATCAGAAAAGAACATCTTATGATACTGGTAACGAAGGCTCTCAAAAGCTAAAATGGAACTCAATCGATATTCCTGTAGTAGTTGGTTACAAAATTATTAATGATAAAGACTATAATGTAAGAATATTTGCAGGAGGTGTATACAGCTATGCATTTAGTGATAATCTTTCAGCTTCTAAAGCACTACAGGAAAGCTTTAAAAAATTTGACAAATCTAATATCGGAATTACCGGGGGTATAGGATTGGATTATAAGAACTTTACAATAGACTTAAGGTACGAAACCGGTCTTTCCAACGTTAGCAAAGAATTTAAATCCAAGCCTCATAGTTTCTCACTTGGCATTGGCTACTTCTTATTCTAA
- a CDS encoding sensor histidine kinase, protein MIKPFTIRKYIFTIIFWFAFGVFLWLNFQSDDGKLNAFFQTCAILISSFIFTQLLTVKLLPKALRSRKMKWFLIQAILIILSLSILFSLIFTYIRIDRSTPLPANFSDQIPLLWKGFYLSISASFLINGTACGIKFYQEHGKIERDHILLQQAHLENQLKLLQDQINPHVMFNILNHIHILMKSNTELASFLLLKFSDILRYQLYHCNQNLVVLDKEIQYLQDLVEVEKLRWGNELDVKAEWLIENKKALIVPLLLVPFIENAFKYVCRLPGQTGYINISCTEKEDLLSFYIENSYSDLAVSRKKEGANGIGLQNVKKRLKLQYPNTHNLKIESEGNIYKVSLKLKLSNKND, encoded by the coding sequence ATGATAAAACCTTTTACTATAAGGAAATATATATTTACTATAATATTCTGGTTTGCTTTTGGCGTTTTCCTGTGGCTAAACTTCCAGTCGGACGATGGAAAACTAAATGCATTCTTTCAGACCTGTGCTATTTTAATCAGTTCTTTTATTTTCACTCAGCTTTTAACAGTCAAATTACTACCGAAAGCACTAAGATCCAGAAAAATGAAATGGTTTCTAATTCAGGCTATTCTAATCATTCTTTCGCTCAGCATTTTGTTTTCATTAATATTCACTTATATTCGTATTGACAGAAGCACTCCTTTACCTGCAAATTTCTCAGACCAAATTCCACTTCTTTGGAAAGGTTTTTATTTGTCTATTTCTGCCTCTTTTCTTATAAACGGTACAGCCTGCGGAATAAAATTTTATCAGGAACATGGGAAAATAGAACGGGATCACATTCTGTTACAACAGGCACATTTGGAAAATCAGTTAAAATTATTACAGGATCAGATTAATCCGCATGTGATGTTCAATATTCTGAACCATATTCATATTCTTATGAAAAGCAATACCGAATTGGCTTCTTTCCTTTTATTAAAATTTTCAGATATACTTCGGTACCAACTCTATCATTGTAATCAGAATTTGGTCGTATTAGACAAAGAAATTCAGTATCTACAAGATTTAGTAGAAGTAGAGAAATTAAGATGGGGAAATGAATTGGATGTAAAAGCAGAATGGCTGATTGAAAATAAGAAAGCACTTATTGTACCCCTTCTTCTTGTCCCGTTTATTGAGAATGCCTTTAAGTATGTCTGCAGACTTCCGGGACAGACTGGCTATATAAATATTTCCTGTACAGAAAAAGAAGATCTGCTTAGCTTCTATATAGAAAACTCTTATTCAGATTTGGCTGTGAGCAGAAAGAAAGAAGGAGCTAATGGGATTGGGCTTCAAAATGTAAAAAAACGATTAAAGCTTCAGTATCCTAACACTCATAACCTAAAAATTGAATCAGAAGGAAACATTTATAAAGTATCCTTAAAACTAAAATTATCTAACAAAAATGACTAA
- a CDS encoding LytR/AlgR family response regulator transcription factor, which produces MTNNYTLPKMKCLIIDDEPLARFHLKDMADQIEFLEVIATCATALESNTKIQENQVDLIFLDINMPYLTGLEFLEQLENPPLCILTTAYSEYALEGYRLQVVDYLLKPITFNRFYQAVNKAQQQFIMVEKMKKNVQLEDPFLYVRQGDTFIKVSWVDILYVESMQNYTKLHFKEKSIVIHQTMKAIEESLSAEHFFRIHKSFLINITHIEMISGGRLYINKTELPISRTRKEELLNQVVYKKLISK; this is translated from the coding sequence ATGACTAATAATTATACTCTGCCCAAAATGAAATGCCTGATTATAGATGATGAACCCTTGGCAAGGTTCCATCTTAAAGATATGGCAGATCAAATCGAATTTTTGGAGGTTATTGCTACTTGTGCAACAGCATTGGAATCAAATACCAAGATACAGGAAAATCAGGTTGATCTTATTTTTCTGGATATTAATATGCCTTATTTAACCGGACTTGAATTTTTAGAACAGCTGGAAAATCCTCCATTATGTATTCTTACAACAGCCTATTCAGAATACGCACTGGAAGGCTATAGATTGCAAGTAGTCGATTATCTTCTTAAACCTATAACTTTTAATCGTTTTTATCAGGCTGTAAATAAAGCTCAGCAGCAATTTATTATGGTTGAAAAAATGAAAAAAAATGTTCAACTGGAAGATCCTTTTTTATATGTTCGCCAAGGAGATACTTTTATAAAAGTTTCATGGGTGGATATCCTTTATGTTGAGAGCATGCAGAACTATACCAAATTACACTTTAAAGAAAAATCTATTGTAATCCATCAAACAATGAAAGCTATTGAAGAATCGCTTTCAGCTGAACATTTTTTCAGAATCCATAAATCGTTTTTAATCAACATCACTCATATAGAAATGATTTCCGGTGGGCGCCTGTATATTAATAAAACTGAGCTTCCTATATCCAGAACCCGTAAAGAAGAATTACTTAATCAGGTTGTCTATAAGAAGCTCATTAGTAAATAA
- a CDS encoding DUF6268 family outer membrane beta-barrel protein: MRKGLFITFYCITQFFYWASAQSGISGELKTEYIPYSNYIRPEDSTKTNSKSNFRRIQMNLSIPLSVKKTEDGKVKAWSLLVSGSYAKLSHKDYAAQLFPDQMLNAQIGLQHIRPLGGKWSMMIMGTVGVYTDLENVDKNDILGQGGVVFIKQFNPNLAFGFGPGITTAFGVPMIMPFIYLDWKTGTKLKVSVKFPEEATVGYQFSDMFALKAVVGLDGMVVERKKEDKSILLGYQQITAGLRPEIKIGKSLSLRITGGSVLVRSFNDNDRSLKSFFKEKKQKDPSFTNSFYAAVALRWNLP; the protein is encoded by the coding sequence ATGAGAAAAGGTCTTTTCATCACTTTTTATTGTATAACCCAATTTTTTTATTGGGCAAGCGCACAATCCGGAATATCTGGAGAACTAAAAACGGAATATATACCCTATTCCAATTATATTCGTCCGGAGGACAGCACTAAAACTAATTCAAAAAGCAACTTTCGCCGAATACAAATGAATCTTAGTATTCCTTTGTCTGTAAAGAAAACAGAGGATGGAAAGGTAAAAGCGTGGTCTTTATTAGTAAGTGGCTCTTATGCTAAGTTGTCCCATAAGGACTATGCTGCACAACTATTTCCGGATCAAATGCTGAACGCTCAGATTGGGTTACAGCATATAAGACCATTAGGAGGAAAATGGAGTATGATGATTATGGGGACTGTAGGTGTCTATACTGATTTGGAAAATGTAGACAAGAATGATATACTGGGGCAGGGTGGTGTAGTATTTATAAAACAGTTTAACCCTAATTTAGCCTTTGGGTTTGGACCAGGAATAACAACAGCTTTCGGTGTCCCGATGATCATGCCTTTTATTTATTTAGATTGGAAAACGGGAACTAAATTAAAGGTTAGTGTCAAATTCCCGGAAGAGGCAACTGTTGGTTATCAGTTCTCTGATATGTTTGCTTTAAAAGCTGTAGTAGGTTTAGATGGTATGGTAGTAGAGAGGAAAAAGGAAGATAAATCAATACTATTAGGCTATCAGCAGATAACAGCAGGATTAAGACCTGAAATAAAAATTGGGAAATCATTAAGCCTGCGTATTACCGGCGGTAGTGTACTTGTAAGATCTTTTAATGATAATGACCGTAGTCTGAAAAGTTTCTTTAAAGAAAAAAAGCAAAAAGATCCGAGTTTTACAAACTCATTCTATGCAGCTGTAGCATTGCGTTGGAATCTGCCATAG
- the dgt gene encoding dGTP triphosphohydrolase: MNLNTIFTTKRAGVQESTTASRSAYQRDFDRIIFSSAFRRLQNKTQVFPLPGSVFVHNRLTHSLEVASVGRSLGSIIGEHIAENFATDLEEESSLFYQYNLNNVIAAACLCHDIGNPAFGHSGEDAIASYFERNESSLKSHFSEREWNDLINFEGNANAIRVLTQQQIGKSKGGLMLTNATLASIAKYPCESSAKDFSKKDLQRKKFGFFQSEEKTFEDIALSVNLIQTSESPVIYKRHPFVWLVEAADDICYNIIDMEDAHRLGIVKTEPCEELFTTLIESVNADDMPRVRKNLEQITNENERISYLRAKVINSLISKTKEIYVKNIPQILDGSLNKSLLGIFGEECDALEKIEKYSIENIYRHRAVVEIENAGYNVMYELLNHFIPSILKDKSARKNYDKMALQLLPKQFVYEGVSDYQKVLGIIDYVSGMTDNYATDIYRKIKGIDIGMTV; this comes from the coding sequence ATGAATTTGAATACGATTTTTACAACCAAGAGGGCAGGGGTACAGGAAAGCACAACGGCATCCAGAAGTGCCTATCAAAGAGATTTTGACAGAATTATTTTTTCTTCGGCATTTAGAAGGCTTCAGAATAAAACACAGGTTTTTCCTTTACCCGGGAGTGTTTTTGTACACAACAGATTAACCCATTCTTTGGAAGTTGCCTCTGTAGGGCGTTCTTTGGGGAGTATAATAGGTGAGCATATTGCGGAAAATTTTGCAACTGATCTGGAGGAAGAAAGTAGCCTGTTTTATCAGTATAATCTGAATAATGTAATTGCGGCTGCTTGTCTTTGTCATGATATTGGTAATCCTGCATTTGGACATTCTGGAGAAGATGCTATTGCAAGTTATTTTGAAAGAAATGAAAGCTCCCTGAAATCTCACTTTTCTGAGAGAGAATGGAATGACCTGATTAATTTTGAGGGAAATGCAAATGCGATAAGAGTTTTAACGCAGCAGCAAATTGGGAAGAGTAAAGGGGGACTAATGCTGACAAATGCAACACTAGCTTCTATTGCTAAATATCCATGCGAATCATCTGCTAAAGATTTCAGTAAAAAAGATCTACAACGTAAGAAATTCGGTTTTTTCCAGAGTGAAGAAAAAACATTTGAAGACATTGCTTTGTCTGTTAATCTTATTCAGACTTCAGAATCTCCGGTTATCTATAAAAGACATCCGTTTGTATGGTTGGTAGAGGCTGCGGATGATATTTGCTATAATATCATCGATATGGAAGATGCTCACCGCTTAGGAATTGTAAAAACAGAGCCTTGTGAAGAACTTTTTACTACTCTTATAGAGTCTGTAAACGCAGATGATATGCCAAGAGTTAGAAAAAACCTTGAACAGATTACGAATGAGAACGAAAGAATTTCCTATTTACGAGCTAAAGTAATAAACTCTCTAATTTCGAAAACAAAAGAAATTTATGTTAAGAATATTCCACAAATTTTGGATGGAAGTCTTAATAAGTCACTTTTAGGAATTTTTGGAGAGGAATGTGATGCTTTAGAAAAAATAGAGAAATATTCTATCGAAAATATCTACCGACATAGAGCTGTAGTCGAGATTGAGAATGCAGGTTATAATGTAATGTATGAATTACTCAATCATTTTATTCCTTCCATTCTGAAAGATAAATCAGCCAGAAAAAATTATGATAAAATGGCCTTACAACTTCTACCTAAACAATTTGTATATGAGGGAGTTTCAGATTATCAGAAAGTGCTCGGAATCATAGATTATGTATCGGGTATGACGGATAATTATGCAACTGATATTTACCGTAAAATTAAGGGTATTGATATCGGGATGACTGTATAA
- a CDS encoding TIGR01777 family oxidoreductase has protein sequence METVVITGGSGLIGNHLAKFLVEEDYNVILLSRTPDKNKGSTNIRFAGWNPSTGEIDKKAIEEADYIVHLAGENIGAKSWTASRKKEIENSRIQSSALLCKSLREIPNNVKAVISASGINYYGGDYDNRMTFDETAPKGKGFLADVCQKWEESIKPVADMGKRLAIMRTGVVMSPKEGALKEFLKPLSFRIAPILGSGKQRMSWLHLDDITRAYLHAIKNNSVEGIYNITAPHAISYYQAVIKIAKTKYRTIFIPLKIPAFVLKMMKGEMAEETVLTGITTNSAKFTNTGFQFLFPIFNRDCIKDLLGK, from the coding sequence ATGGAGACTGTAGTAATTACGGGCGGAAGCGGTTTGATAGGAAATCATCTCGCTAAGTTTCTCGTGGAGGAAGATTATAACGTAATTCTTCTTTCCCGGACCCCCGACAAAAACAAAGGGAGTACTAATATTCGATTTGCCGGCTGGAATCCTTCTACAGGTGAAATTGATAAAAAAGCTATTGAAGAAGCCGATTATATTGTACATCTGGCTGGAGAAAATATTGGCGCCAAAAGTTGGACAGCCTCCCGAAAAAAGGAAATAGAAAACAGCAGAATACAAAGCTCTGCACTATTATGCAAAAGTCTTAGAGAAATCCCTAATAACGTTAAAGCTGTAATATCGGCATCCGGTATTAATTATTATGGTGGTGATTATGACAACCGTATGACTTTTGACGAAACCGCTCCTAAAGGAAAAGGATTTCTTGCTGATGTCTGCCAAAAATGGGAGGAAAGCATAAAGCCTGTTGCTGATATGGGGAAAAGATTAGCGATTATGAGAACCGGAGTTGTCATGTCACCTAAAGAGGGAGCCTTAAAAGAATTTTTGAAGCCTTTAAGCTTTAGAATAGCTCCTATCCTCGGAAGTGGTAAACAAAGGATGAGCTGGTTACATCTGGATGATATTACACGAGCTTATCTCCATGCTATAAAAAACAATTCTGTAGAAGGAATTTACAACATTACAGCTCCACATGCTATTTCGTATTATCAGGCTGTCATTAAGATTGCGAAAACTAAATACAGAACTATTTTTATACCTCTCAAAATCCCTGCATTTGTTTTAAAAATGATGAAAGGTGAAATGGCAGAAGAAACAGTTTTAACAGGTATTACCACAAATTCTGCTAAGTTTACCAATACAGGATTTCAGTTTTTATTTCCTATATTCAACAGAGATTGTATAAAAGATTTATTAGGAAAATAA